Below is a window of Pelagicoccus albus DNA.
CCGCGATTTCCGAATCGAGATGATTGAAGGGCAACGAAAGATGCACAAGGTGCGTCGTCGTTTCCTGCGACCAAATGGAGAGACCATTTGGGTCGCCTTAACCGTCTCGCTGGTTAAAAGGGCCGACAACAAGCCTGCCTATTTTCTCTGCCAGCTAGAGAATGTGACCCGCAGTGTTAGGCTAGAGGCGGATTTGAAGAAGACGACCAACCGCTTGTCACTTGCAGCCAAAGCGGGTGGTATCGGCATTTGGGACTGGGATTTGGTCGAGAATAAATTGGTTTGGGATGAACAGCTCTACCGCTTGCATGGGCTCTCGCCGGAAACAACGGTCGCAAGTTTGGAAACCTGGAACCAAATACTGCATCCGGATGATGGGCGGCGAGTGCGAGAGGAAATGGAAAACGCAATCTTGGACATCAAGGAATTTGATTCTGAGTACCGTATCGTCACCCCTACCAAGTCCGTTCGAAATATCCGCACTCTCGCCCTCATAGAGCGGGACGAGAACGGGAAGGCCATCCGAGCAGTGGGTTCCAGTTGGGACGTCACAAAAACCGTACGGCAACGTGAGGATTTGGCGAAAGCAGTCGAGGAAGCCAAGCAGGCCAGCGAAGCGAAAAGTCGCTTCTTGGCTAATATGAGCCACGAGTTGCGAACTCCACTTAACGGAGTCATGGGCATGACAACGCTGCTGCTTGGATCCGATGGCTTACTCGATGAGCAACGCCAATTCGTAGAAGTTATTCGTGATAGCGGGGAGTCCCTATTGTCTGTCATCAACGACATCTTGGATTTCTCGAAAATCGATAGCGGGAAGCTGCAAATCGAGGAATACGATTTCAACCTCGGAAATCTGGTCGCTGAAATCTCCTCCGTGATCAGCCAACGCGCGAAACTAAAGGATCTCGAATACTTTCAGCAAATCGATCCAAAGCTACCGCTGGAGTTGCGGGGCGATCCAGTCCGCTTGAGACAAATCTTGATCAATTTGACGAGCAATGCCGTCAAATTTACCGATAAGGGAAATATTCGTTTATCGGTCGCACTCAAGGGGGAGAGCGAAGAGGGAGTCGAGCTCGTATTCAAAATATCGGATACAGGAGTTGGCATCGATGAGGAGCTGAAGGACAAGCTCTTCGAGGAGTTCACCCAAGCCGACAACAGTTCGACAAGAGAGCACGGGGGCACAGGCCTTGGTCTAGCCATCACGAAACGCCTCGTCCAGCTTATAGGAGGTAAGATAGATTTCGTAAGCACCTTGGGGACAGGTTCGGTATTTACTGTGAGCTTTCAGTTCAAGCGAGCGCAGGGGAAAGGGAACTATTCGAAACCTCTTTTCCTCAGGGACCGATCTGCCTTGCTCATTTCGAAAGACCCCGAGTTCAGGGAAGAGCTCGAAGAGGTGCTAAACCTTTGGAGCATCTACACAGGCTCTTGCTCGACTGTGGAGCAAGCGGCAGAGCTTGTGCAAAATAGGGCTGCCGTGAACGCTCCGCTTCATTACATTTTCGTTGATGGTAGAGACCTAACATTCGATCTGGAAAACTTTCGAAAATGTATGGAGGAGAGCAGTGCCAGCCTGAAAACGAAATTGATCTTGATCGGTAATCATAAGGTAGACCCGCGCGGCGAAAGCCTCATCGAGACCCTCGCTCTACCGCTCAAGCAATCGGACGTTTACGATTTGCTCGTTTCTGGCGAGGACGCCTCGAACTACACGGATATAAGCTTCGAGGATGTGGATACTTCTCGATTCGAAGGCCGATCCACCCGGGTTCTCATCGCGGAAGACAACTTTGTTAACCAGATGGTTATTAAGGGAATGCTCCTGAAGATGGGTATTGAAGCAGACTGCGTCAGCAACGGAGCTGAAGCCATAGAAGCGGTGAAAAAAACTCCCTATGACCTGATCTTCATGGACATCCAAATGCCAGAAATAGATGGCTTGGAGGCGTCTCGGCAAATTCGAGGCGGGGCAGCGGGTGAGCGGGCGAAATCCGTGGTGATCGTGGCGATAACGGCGAACGCACGCGATGTAGACAGGCAAGACTGCGCGGATGTTCGGATGGACGCCTACCTGCTCAAACCGGTTGAGGTTTCTCCACTCTTTTCAACCTTGGATAGACTGCTTCCGGGATACCGATCCGATGAGGAGAACTTTGACGATTCAAACGTTCCACCATCAAACCAGGATATTTTCGAATCCGAGGAACTCGTGCATGCCATGATGGACGATGTCTCCCTCGCGGTGGAGGTGATTAACGCTTCCATGCCGGACTTGCAGACGCGTTTACCCAAATTCCAAACCGCCTTCGAATCGGGGGACGAACGCGACGCCCGCTACCAGATTCACTCTCTGAAAGGTACTGCGGCGAACCTGCGCTGCCGTCGGCTTAAGCGGGTCTGCAAAACGATAGAGGATGCCATTATCGAACCGTCCATGAAGGATGTTTCCATTTTGGTAGAAGGGCTTAAAACCGAGCTGGAAGAAGCCATCCGAGCCCTGAAGGACTTCCTCGCAAAACAGGACGAGCAGTAAGCCTGCACAAGACTTACTGCGGCTTCGCTTTTGCCTTACGTGGAGCGGCCCGGCGCTTTTTCTTCTGCTCGATATCGAGGTAAGTCTTTTTCTGCAGTTGCTCCTCGTATAGCTCCATGAAGCGTACGCCGTCGCGTGGCTTCACGAGATCTGCCTTCGTTGCCTTGTCGATCTGTTTTTTGAGGTTTTGGCAAAGGCCTCCCGCCGAATACTGAACTCCTTCCAAAACGTCCTTCATGCGGAACCCCTGGATGGTGTCTTCGATGTAGAAGCCATCGTCCTCATCCTCGTCGAGGAAGACGTGCACTTCATTCACGCGCCCAAAGAGATTATGGTTGTCCCCCATGATGTCCTGATACGCTCCGACGAGGAAGATACCCAAAAAATAGGAATCGCCCTTTTTCAATGGATGGAGCGGGAGATACTGCTTCTCGTCCTCCAAGTCGATGAACTTGGAAACCTTGCCATCGCTATCGCAAGTGATGTCTACCAGAATCGCATTCACAGTAGGACGTTCATTCAGGCGAGTAATGGGAGTGATGGGGAAGAGTTGGTCCAGCGCCCAGTGATCCAGCAAGGATTGGAAAACGGAGAAATTGCAGACGTATTGGTCGGACAAAAGCTCTGAGAGCCCAATCAATTCTTCCGGCTGGTAGCCCTTGGTCTTGCTGATGTTTTTCTCCAAACGGTTGCAAATCTGCCAGAAGAGGGACTCGGCCTGGGCACGACCGAGAAGGTCTAGATAGCCATGGGAGAATAGGGAGTCCGCTTCCTCCTTTTTCTGCTGGGCATCGTGGTAGATCTCCAGGTTTCCGTAGCGATTCCGTCCGTTGAGGATTTCGTGCAAATCAGCAACCACTTGGTGCTTGATCTCGTCTTTGCGAACCGTGAGCAATGAATCGCGTTTCGATATGCGCCCTGTGACTTCTGTAATGAGAATACTGTGCGGGGCTACGATGGCTCGACCGCTTTCGGTCACTAGATTGGGGCAGGGTACGTCCATCAGTCCGCAGATCTGTTTGACGTTGTAAACGACGTCGCGGGCGTACTCTTCCAAAGTATAGTTGGTAGAGCTCTCGTAGTTGGAACGGGAACCGTCGTAGTCGATACCCAAGCCGCCACCTACGTCCAAAAAGCCCATGGGGAAGCCCATTTTTTGGAGTTGGCAATAGTAGCGAGTCGCTTCCACCACGGCGTTCTTCAAGGTAATGATATTCGGAACCTGCGATCCAATGTGGAAATGCAGCAGGCAGAGACTCTCGGTCAAATTTGCCTTTTCGAGCATTCGCGCCGCCTCGAGGATTTCCATCGAGGTGAGCCCGAATTTGGCATTGTCCCCGGTAGACATCGCCCATTTGCCCTCACCGCGGGTTCCAAGCTTCGAGCGTAATCCGATGAGCGGCTCTACATCGAGTTCCTTTGACATGGAGATAATCATCTCCAATTCGCTCAACTGCTCCGCCACGATGATGATGTCCTTGCCTATTTTGCGGTAGTTGAGAGCTAGGCGGATATAGTCCTCGTCCTTGTAGCCATTGCAGATCAGCAGGGACTCGGAGTGTTGGTGCATCGCCATAGCGATCATCAGCTCTGGCTTGCTGCCAGCTTCAAGCCCGTAGCAATGGTTCTCTCCCGCATCTTGGATCTCCTCTACGACTTCGCGCAGCTGGTTAACCTTGATGGGGAAGACGCCTCGATAGTGCCCCGGATAATCCTCGTCGCGAATCGAATCGGCAAAAGCTTTGTTGAGACGCTCGACTCGGTGACGGAGCAGGTCCTGGAAGCGTATAACCATTGGAGCCTTGATTCCCTTGGTCGCTGCTTCCTTGATGACGTCGTCAATTCTGACGGAAATGTCGTCCGCAGCGGGGTGGGCACAGACGTAGCCCTCCTTGTCGACCGAAAAATAAGGGGAACCCCAACGGTTAAAACCGTAGAGACGCTCGGCTTCGGAGGTCGTCCAACGCGATTTCGGGCTCATGCTCTATGCTTCCTTGGCTATCTTGGTTATGGCTTGCTTTTTGAAAGGCCGCTAGCTTGAGTACGCGACTTTCAATTTCAAGAACCCTTTAGAGCTAATAACTTAAATCTGTAATGGATATTTCCACATTCGTAATCGCTCAGCAAGCCGCGCCCGCAGGACAAGGCGGATGGCAACAGTTTTTGCCTTTCATCATCATCTTCGCAGCGATGTATTTCCTGATTATCGCCCCCCAGCGCAAGAAGCAAAAGCAACACCAGAAGCTCATCTCCGAGCTCAAATCAGGCTCTGAAGTGATGACCAGCGGCGGCATCTACGGCACCATCACCAACGTCAAGGAAGACCGCTTCGTCCTGAAGATCGCCGAGGGCACAAAAATCGAAATCGCCAAGGCCTCCGTGACCACTGTTGTAACTCCTGCAGCTGAATAAGGCCGGCCGCTTCTCAATCAATTTCCAGCGAGAGCCACGCCTATCCGGCGTGGCATCTCTATTATTAAAGTAAGCTCCAATCATCTAAAGTATCCCGATGTCCGGAAAGTATATTTGGAAACTGGCACTCACCGGCGTGATCGTCGCGTTCTGCCTCTCTTATCTCATCCCCATGTCCGACCAGGACTTCGCCGAGCACGTGAAAGCTCGCTCCGGCGATCCCGCATTTGCGGCATTGGTCGACAGAGCTGAGGCGCTCTCGGAAGAAAGCGTCAACACCGATAGGCCTTTGAGTGTGTACATGGCCCTTAAGTCTATCGCCAATGAGGAGCGTATCGACGTTAGCCAATACTTCTCGGACCTACAGCTAGAGGCCAGCCTGACCAACGTTGAAAAGCGAAACAACATTCTACTCCCGACCTTGTTGGAAGACTCCAAGGCGAACTTGAAGAAGGGCCTCGATATCCAAGGTGGCATCTCCGTCACTTTCGAGGTCGATCCAGTCGCCCTCGCCGAGGTCCCAGCCGCGGAGCGAAACGAAAAGCTCTCCGACGCGATCAATATCATCGAGCGACGCGTCAACACCTACGGAGTGAGCGAGCCTATCGTTCGTCCAATTGGTGAAAACCGCATCGAGCTGCAGCTCGCGGGCGTAAACACCAAGGATAATCCGGAGCTCATCAACACCATCAAGGCTCCAGCTCGCCTCGAATTTCGCGAAGTCCACCCCACCGCAAATCCGATGACCTCTTCACGCCCGACCGGCTACGAGGAGATGACCATGATCCAGGAGTACAACGGGGTGGAAAACGAAGTGCGTCTCTACGTGAAGCGCATTCCAGCCCTGACCGGAAAATACGTTGCGGACGCCTTTCCTCGAACCAACGAAGTGGGCGGCATCGAAGTTATCCTCAAGCTTACCAGCGAAGGAGCGGATCTCTTCGCAGACGTGACCGAACGACTTGCTCAGCAAGGCCAAACCACCGGGCAGCTTGGGCGCTTGGCGATTGTCTTGGATAAGCAACTACAATCCGCACCGACAGTACGCGAGCGAATCGCAGGTGGCACCGCTCAAATTACCGGTCGCTACACCCAACGTGAGGCGATTGACTTGGCAAACACTCTGAACAACCCGCTCGAGCTGCCATTGGAAGTCGTCGAGATGTACGAAGTTGGTCCTTCGATGGCTAAGGACTCCATCGAGTCTGGCGTCAAAGCCTCCGTCATCGGCATCACAGCGGTTTCCGCCTTCATGATCGCCTACTTTTTCATCGGAGGGTTCGTAGCCCTTATCTCGGTGCTACTTAATGTGGTGATCGTTCTCGGCGTACTCGCGAGCTTCAACGCTACTCTGACCCTTCCGGGTATCGCCGGTATCGTACTCACGGTCGGCATGGCGGTGGATGCCAACATCCTGATCTTCGAGCGTATTCGGGAAGAGCTTCGCAATGGCAAGAACATCAAGTCCGCAGTAGAGGGTGGTTTCGACAAGGTTTTCTCCACCATCTTCGACGCCAACGTCACTACGCTCTTGGTTTCCTTCGTTATGCTGAGCCTCGGAACGGGCCCAGTAAAGGGCTTCGGACTCACCTTGGCTATTGGTGTAGTGACCACCATGTTCTGCGCATTGATCGTCACACGCGTCATGCTCGAAATGCTCTTCACCACGGGCGCGCTTAAATCCTTCAAGACGCTATCGGTCCTCTCGGGAACCAACATCGACTTCATGAAGTTTCGCAAGCCGGCCTTCATCGCGTCCTGGACCTTGGTAATTGTAGGCGTTGTCGTTTTGGCTGTTAAAGGCGACTCGATCTATGGCATCGACTTCACGGGTGGTGACGAAGCCATTCTAGAGTTCTCGCAACGAATCGACGAAGGAGAAATCCGCGATGCCTTGACCGCAGCTGATCTAGGCGAAGTTAACCCGCTCTACCAATCTCAGCTGGGAACGGACGACGAATTACTCCGCGTTCAGACTGGTTTCGCGAAAGGTGAAGAAGCGGTGGCTGTCTTACAACAGGCGTTTCCAGAAGCTGGATACAACATGCTAGGCAAAAACGAGATAGGACCATCCGTCGGTGCTGAAATCCAAAAGAACGCCTTCCTTGCGATCGGCCTTTCGCTGGGCTTGATCCTCCTGTACATCGCATTTCGTTTCGAAATCGGTTACGGTATCGGAGCAATCGTAGCAACGATCCACGATATCTTGCTGACGCTTGGCGTGTTTGTGCTCGTTCCGGGACATCAGTTTACCGCTCCGATGGTTGCAGCCATCTTGCTGATCGTAGGTTACTCATTGAACGATACCATCGTCGTCTTTGACCGTATCCGTGAAGAGCTTACGTTGCGACCAACCTCGAAACTACGCGAGATTATCAACATCGCCATGAACGCGGTATTCACCCGTTCCTTGCTCACCAGTATCACGACCTTGCTGGCCTCGGTTTCGCTGATGGTGTTCGGACAGGGCGTAATCAACGATATCGCCTTCACCTTCACGATCGGTATCATCACCGGTACTTTTTCCTCGATCTTTATCGCGAGCCCGATCTTCTACTTCTACCACAAGGGAGATCGCCGCAGCGTAGAGTCGAGTCACGATATCGTTCCGGAATACGACTGGCAGGTCAGCACCAAGGCCTCTTCAACAGGTTCGTCAAACACCGACTAGCCACGGAGCCTTGGCCCATTGGGAATACAGTCCTCCACCGACCGGTTTATCCAAAAAGTACTCTAGGGAACTAAAAGTCGGTTCAACCGTTGCGGAGCTCCTCGCCCGTCTCGATTTCTCGGATACGAAAGAGGCCTCGAAATTCCTCGAGCCTCGTCTAGGTTCGATTGATTGCCCGTTCGACATACCAAATCTCGAACGGGCCGCCCGTCGCATATCTCAGGCTATCGACAACTGCCAGACTATCGCGATCTGTGGAGACTATGATGTAGATGGCGTTACTAGCACCGCGCTGCTCGTGGCCATATTGCAGCAGTTCGATAACTATCCTGCCTACATTGTCCCGCTGCGTCTGGAAGAAGGCTACGGCCTCTCGCAAAAGGCTGTAGAACGGGCTCTCGGCAAGGCCAACCAACCTGATCTTTTCATCGCCCTCGATTGCGGTACCAACTCTACAGAGGAGGTTCGCTACATTCTCGATCAAGGTTGCGAGGTTATTATAATCGACCATCATCAGGCCAAAGAGGAGCAGGCAGATGAGGTCATCCTGGTCAATCCGCACGTCAACGACCAAGAGAGCTCCAACCATTGTCAACTCTGCACGGTTGGGCTCGTTTTTAAGCTAGCTCACGGTCTTCTGAAAATCCGCCGCGAAAAAGAGGACCCAAGGGCATTCGATATCAAACTTCGCGACTATCTCGATTTGGTTTCCATGGGGACGGTCGCCGACATGGTACCGCTTAATCGAGAAAATCGAATTTTCGCCCGCATCGGATTACAGGTTCTAAGCCGCACCAAACGCATTGGCCTGCAGAACCTGATGAAGGTTTCGGGGGTCGCATCAAAGCACGGCGTAAACCCGATCGACGTATCTTTTCGCCTCGGGCCAAGGATTAATGCCAGTGGACGCTTGGCCGATGCATCCGTCGCAGTCGAGCTCATGCTCAGCGATGACCCGGGCTTTGCCATGGAAACTTCTCTACAGCTCGACTCATTTAATCGAGAGCGACAAGACATAGAGAGGGCAATGACCGAGGGCGCTATGGAGCAGATCCGTAAAGGAGGCACCGATAGCGGAGGTTTTGTCGTTTATGGTAACGACTGGCACCCTGGTGTCGTCGGAATCGTAGCAAGTCGCGTATCCAAGGCATTTAATCGTCCCGCCATTGTGCTGGGGAGAGAAGGGGACTTGGCCAAGGGTTCAGGGCGTAGTGTGGATGGAGTCAACCTTGTCGAGGTCTTGACACCTTACTCCGACAAGCTGGAAAGCTGGGGAGGGCACCCTATGGCGATCGGGATCTCAATGAAGATCGAACAGGTCGAGGACTTCACGAAATTCTTCGACCAAGCCCTTACCGAATACTTCGCTACCCATTCCGTCGAAAGGACATTGAACATTTCATCTTGGCTCCGTCTTGAAGATATTTCTACAAAGCTCATGCAGGACCTCTCCTTGCTGGAGCCATTTGGGCAGGCCAATCCTGAACCCATTTTCGGAGCAAAGAAAATACGTTTCGGATCGAAGGTCACTGTATTCAAGGACATCCACTTCCGCTTCACTTTGCCAACGAGACAGAACCAAGTCATATCGGGCGTGGCTTGGAAGATGGCTGACCGTATTCCCCCTGCAACGACACCGGTCGATATCGCGTTTCGACTTGTTTGGAACACCTTCGGTAACAAGAAGGCGCTCCAACTCGAGCTCGTTGACTGGAGACTGAGCTAGTACAACGCTGCGAAGAGCCGCTTCAGTTGTTCCGATATTTCAATACAGCTTCGCGAAGTTCAGGCAGCACCTCGTTCGAGAAAACGTAGTTCGCTTCTCGCCATGTCGCATAACGAAACCCGGTGAGTACTGCCTCTTTTTCTTCAGGTGATTGAGCCAGCTTCAAGGCTGCTTGGCTAAGCTCGAACTTTCCTTGCATCGAGAAATTAGCGTCGCTTCCAAGAATCAGTTTCCCAATGCCGGCAAAACACTCGCCTCTGTAGGCTTCTTCCGCTTCGGCGATTTTTAGCAACGCGTATCCAGCATCCCAATTCCGCCACCCTGGAAGAACTCGCATCACCATTTTTCGAAGATCGGCATCGCGTTCATTCCAAACCAATTCGAGGTATTCGATCATCTGAGGCGTGGGAGCCGAGTCACTCACGATCAGCAAAGCAAGTAACTCATCTTTACCTTCAGCTTTTTCAAAGCCACTCTCGAACGCTCTCCAGGCAGCCTCGTGATCGCTGAGCAGTAGGGTCAGGCGCTTGAGGTTCTTCTGAGCGTCGCGTCGCAATCCCTTGTCGTTCCCGTCGACCACGATATCTACGAGAATCGAGAGGCTCTCCACATTTCCAACCATCTCGAGACTTTCAATGGCTGCTTCGCGTAACTTCGACGGTTCCTCTTCGGAAGCGGCCAATTTGTTGACGACCTCGCTGACCCCATCGGAGGCTCGCAGAGCGAGCAGGGACAGAGCAGTTTCTTTCTCTTCAATCGTGCCGGATTGGAGTCGATCGAATAGAATCTCGTCAATTTTCGAATCCTCGATTTGAGCCACAGCCTCGCTCGCCGCGTCACGCAAGGCTCTGGATTTTCCAGCGACTAATTGAGCTAGTCGCTCCAGCGAAGCCGAACTGCCTACCCGGCCCAGAGTTTCGGCAGCTTGAGCGGCTAGGGTTTCGTTTTCGGATTTCAAGAGCTCGAGAATAATTCCTTCCGAGTCTGCCCCTAAGTCGTTTGGTAAAGCTCCCAGGATAACGATTTGCTGCTCTACCGAGCCAGTATCCAACAATTCGATAGCAGGTCTTATAAGCACCTTGTTTCCGGACTTCAAAGCTATGGGAAGAAAATCGATCTCAGGTTGTCGAACCATCAGTTTTGCTGCTTTTCGCGGGCTCTGTTCGGCAAGCATTCGAAAGGCCTCTGTCTTGGTGGACCTGTTATCCGATTGCGTCACACTTTTCACGAGTGCTGATCGAGGAGGGGACTTCCTCTTCTTAGCGGGGGTAGGCTTGATGCGGTCAATCGCCATTTGAGCCGCGTAAGCCAATTCAACCGACTCCGATTTTAGCAGCCTCTCTAGAGCCGGAAGTGATTGTTCCGAACCGATCGTTTCTAGCTGTCGGATAATCCAAAGTTTGGTCTGGAGAAGCGGCTCTGCAGGAAGCTTTTCCAGTAATTGATTTTCGATTACAGGCTGCTGCTCTTCGTTACCCGGAGCAGTCGCCTGCGATACGAGATCTTGCAAATCCATGCGGGCCTCATAACGAGCGTCGAAATCCTCTCCGTTTAAGCGGTGAAATATCGAGGATAGCACTTCGTCGGAAATCCGGGAATATCCGAGGGCGGAAGTTGATAAAAGGACGGCGAGAATAAAGGGTTTTGAAAACTGGGATAACATACGATGCGTGGTTTTCGATCGAAAGACTTGAGTAAGTTTGTTCCCCTTAAACAGGGAGCTGGTAGCCATCTCTACGAGGACGATCTTGCCACAAGGCTGCCTTGGGATCGTCCACAATTTGCTGAGCAATCGGATCCCATTTGATGGGACGATTTATGCGCTCAGATATTCCAGCCAGCTGACATATGGTCGCTGAGCGGTGACCAACTGATGCGGGACAGATCGGATCTTTCCGCGTGTATATGCTCTCGATCCAGTTCGCACGGTGGTCAGTGCTCTTATATAGGCGGATTGAATCTGGCGATAGCGGTTTGCCCGCTAGGGATACCGGAGTCGTGTCGAGTCGATTTTGGCGACTGACCAAAACTTCACCCTCGTCTCCTACAAATCGGATCATATGTCCCTTCCGATCTCCCCAGTCTCTTATAACCCGGATTCCATCATCGTATTCGTAATATTGGTACTCTTGGTCGTAGTTCTTGGGTGCGAAAAATACAGGCCCGCTATCGTCGCGATCCAATGCCCATTGGGTAATATCGTAGTGGTGAGCGCCCCAATCTCCGTTTTTACGCGATCCGTACTCCCAGAAATTCCTCCAACCACCTCCGTAATCGCTGGCTACGCGATTTTCGTTGTAGGGTTCCCACGGAGTTGGCCCCAGCCATTTGTCGTAGTTGAAGCCCTCCGGTATCGGCTGCTCCGGGTAGACTGAGGCGGCTGGGAATTCACCAAGGCCACAGTAGACCTCCCGCACTTGCCCGATCCAACCGTTCCTCACGATCTCGGCGGCCTTTCGGAATGCTGATTCTGAACGCTGCTGCGAGCCGACTTGCAGAATGCGACCGTAGCGTTTCTGAGCTTCCACAACTGCCTTGCCTTCTTCGATGGTTAAAGTCATCGGCTTCTCCACGTAAACGTCCTTACCCGCCTTCATGGCGGCAATGGCAAGGGCAGCGTGCCAGTGGTCAGGCGTCGCAATTACCACGGCATCGATATCGCTACGCTCCAAAACTTCCTCGTAGTCTAAGTATCCGTCGCAAGCACTGTTTTCTTGGCGGCACTCCTGTAGAGCAGATTCCATCCGGTTTTGATATACGTCACAAACCGCAGCGACGACGGTGTGCTCTCGCCCGCGATAATAGGCCCGGTGGCCTCCCATGATGAGACCATTTCCTATCAATCCGATATTGATCCGGCTGTTTGGTCCCGGTTGCCCGCGGGCTAAGGTTGCGGCTTTTAACACCATCGGGAAGGCGAGGCTGGAGGCAGCTGCAACGGTGCCTTTTCTCAAAAAGGCGCGACGGGACAATCGTTTCGACATAGGGATTTACAGGGGGTGTCAATTCTGTTTGGGGGACTTTGACCAATAACAGAGCCCATTATCCAAGCAAGCTTGGAGGCGTTCTGTATCAGTCTTCCTGTTGAGCAAAACCAACAAATAAGGACCGCTTCTGAAGCATTTAACGGCTAAGGTCAGGGTGATCACGCGAGCAGTACGGCCAGCCGAGTTGCTCGTGCCGCTTGATTGGCGACCGCATCGGTCAAAGTCTTTGTCGAACTGAAAACGGTGACCCGCTTTTTCGCTCGGCTAAATGCGGTGTAGACGAGTTCTCGGGTTATCTGGCGATTGGACTTGCCTGGGAATATGCAACTAATCTCGTCGAACTCAGAGCCCTGACTCTTGTGGATAGTAAGAGCGTGAGCTGGCTCGAAGCTTGGCATCTCGCTTAGCCTAAATCGCCTTGTTGCTCCGTTCGCTGCAACGAAGTAAGCCGCCAAGGAACCGTCATCGGCTTGCCACACCAAACCAAGGTCTCCGTTGTACAGTTCTAACTCGTAGTCGTTTTCCAATACAATTATCGGGCTGGCGGAAACTGGATCCGTCCCCATAGGGTCCATCTTGAGTCTCTCTCGGATATGCGAAGCCAACTTTCGGTTGAAGGCTTCCGATCCTTCTGGGCCCTTGCGGGTCG
It encodes the following:
- the secD gene encoding protein translocase subunit SecD, with translation MSGKYIWKLALTGVIVAFCLSYLIPMSDQDFAEHVKARSGDPAFAALVDRAEALSEESVNTDRPLSVYMALKSIANEERIDVSQYFSDLQLEASLTNVEKRNNILLPTLLEDSKANLKKGLDIQGGISVTFEVDPVALAEVPAAERNEKLSDAINIIERRVNTYGVSEPIVRPIGENRIELQLAGVNTKDNPELINTIKAPARLEFREVHPTANPMTSSRPTGYEEMTMIQEYNGVENEVRLYVKRIPALTGKYVADAFPRTNEVGGIEVILKLTSEGADLFADVTERLAQQGQTTGQLGRLAIVLDKQLQSAPTVRERIAGGTAQITGRYTQREAIDLANTLNNPLELPLEVVEMYEVGPSMAKDSIESGVKASVIGITAVSAFMIAYFFIGGFVALISVLLNVVIVLGVLASFNATLTLPGIAGIVLTVGMAVDANILIFERIREELRNGKNIKSAVEGGFDKVFSTIFDANVTTLLVSFVMLSLGTGPVKGFGLTLAIGVVTTMFCALIVTRVMLEMLFTTGALKSFKTLSVLSGTNIDFMKFRKPAFIASWTLVIVGVVVLAVKGDSIYGIDFTGGDEAILEFSQRIDEGEIRDALTAADLGEVNPLYQSQLGTDDELLRVQTGFAKGEEAVAVLQQAFPEAGYNMLGKNEIGPSVGAEIQKNAFLAIGLSLGLILLYIAFRFEIGYGIGAIVATIHDILLTLGVFVLVPGHQFTAPMVAAILLIVGYSLNDTIVVFDRIREELTLRPTSKLREIINIAMNAVFTRSLLTSITTLLASVSLMVFGQGVINDIAFTFTIGIITGTFSSIFIASPIFYFYHKGDRRSVESSHDIVPEYDWQVSTKASSTGSSNTD
- the recJ gene encoding single-stranded-DNA-specific exonuclease RecJ, whose product is MAHWEYSPPPTGLSKKYSRELKVGSTVAELLARLDFSDTKEASKFLEPRLGSIDCPFDIPNLERAARRISQAIDNCQTIAICGDYDVDGVTSTALLVAILQQFDNYPAYIVPLRLEEGYGLSQKAVERALGKANQPDLFIALDCGTNSTEEVRYILDQGCEVIIIDHHQAKEEQADEVILVNPHVNDQESSNHCQLCTVGLVFKLAHGLLKIRREKEDPRAFDIKLRDYLDLVSMGTVADMVPLNRENRIFARIGLQVLSRTKRIGLQNLMKVSGVASKHGVNPIDVSFRLGPRINASGRLADASVAVELMLSDDPGFAMETSLQLDSFNRERQDIERAMTEGAMEQIRKGGTDSGGFVVYGNDWHPGVVGIVASRVSKAFNRPAIVLGREGDLAKGSGRSVDGVNLVEVLTPYSDKLESWGGHPMAIGISMKIEQVEDFTKFFDQALTEYFATHSVERTLNISSWLRLEDISTKLMQDLSLLEPFGQANPEPIFGAKKIRFGSKVTVFKDIHFRFTLPTRQNQVISGVAWKMADRIPPATTPVDIAFRLVWNTFGNKKALQLELVDWRLS
- a CDS encoding HEAT repeat domain-containing protein — its product is MLSSIFHRLNGEDFDARYEARMDLQDLVSQATAPGNEEQQPVIENQLLEKLPAEPLLQTKLWIIRQLETIGSEQSLPALERLLKSESVELAYAAQMAIDRIKPTPAKKRKSPPRSALVKSVTQSDNRSTKTEAFRMLAEQSPRKAAKLMVRQPEIDFLPIALKSGNKVLIRPAIELLDTGSVEQQIVILGALPNDLGADSEGIILELLKSENETLAAQAAETLGRVGSSASLERLAQLVAGKSRALRDAASEAVAQIEDSKIDEILFDRLQSGTIEEKETALSLLALRASDGVSEVVNKLAASEEEPSKLREAAIESLEMVGNVESLSILVDIVVDGNDKGLRRDAQKNLKRLTLLLSDHEAAWRAFESGFEKAEGKDELLALLIVSDSAPTPQMIEYLELVWNERDADLRKMVMRVLPGWRNWDAGYALLKIAEAEEAYRGECFAGIGKLILGSDANFSMQGKFELSQAALKLAQSPEEKEAVLTGFRYATWREANYVFSNEVLPELREAVLKYRNN
- a CDS encoding Gfo/Idh/MocA family protein — encoded protein: MSKRLSRRAFLRKGTVAAASSLAFPMVLKAATLARGQPGPNSRINIGLIGNGLIMGGHRAYYRGREHTVVAAVCDVYQNRMESALQECRQENSACDGYLDYEEVLERSDIDAVVIATPDHWHAALAIAAMKAGKDVYVEKPMTLTIEEGKAVVEAQKRYGRILQVGSQQRSESAFRKAAEIVRNGWIGQVREVYCGLGEFPAASVYPEQPIPEGFNYDKWLGPTPWEPYNENRVASDYGGGWRNFWEYGSRKNGDWGAHHYDITQWALDRDDSGPVFFAPKNYDQEYQYYEYDDGIRVIRDWGDRKGHMIRFVGDEGEVLVSRQNRLDTTPVSLAGKPLSPDSIRLYKSTDHRANWIESIYTRKDPICPASVGHRSATICQLAGISERINRPIKWDPIAQQIVDDPKAALWQDRPRRDGYQLPV